The following DNA comes from Cytophagales bacterium.
CTCGTCCTGTATCGGAGGAAATCAAGTAACCTTCGATGAACAAGTACTCCGATTGAGCAAGTGCTTCTTGATTGATCTCACTCACAGAAATGTCTGTGGTAATGCCCAGGTAGGTATTCATTGTCCGGTTGGCATCCGGCGTGATCATCACAAGGCACTTACCGGTTGTGCCTGCTTCCAACGCTTCAAATTTCAAGTTGGACTCAATTCCATTCTGTTTAAGATCCTCGATAAAAAATGCACCATCTTCATCGTTGGCTACTTTGCAGGAATAGAACCCCTTGCCTCCGAACTGTGCCATGGAAACGATAGAATTAGCTGCAGAACCTCCGGCCTGCTTCTTGGTGATGTGATCACCCATCGCTTCACGAAGGACACGTTGCCGGTCTTCATCAACTAAGGTCATCAATCCTTTTTCTACCTCTTGCGTCCGTAGAAATTCATCATCTATCTGAATTTCATAGTCGATTACTGCATTGCCAATGGCGTATACATCGAATTTGCTCATGTGAATTCTATTTTTAAGCTGCTTAAATGCTCTATTCCCGAATCGGCGGCAAAGATGTGAAAGAAATGGCTTTCGACAAGTCAAAGTTTCGACAAGTTCAACTTGACAATTCTTTGAAGCTAAAAGGTGTTAGAAAATTCCCTACCCTTTCGGGCAAGTCTTTAAAAAGATGGGATGACAATGAAGTTGTCAACTTATTTTCGAACACAAAATCCCCACCCTTCCTTGCGGCGGGCTTTCAGGCACCACTTTATAAAGAGGGATTTGGGAAAAGTTATCAAACTCACTTTAGACCAACACACCCCTGACCCCCGCTTCCACGGATGGTCTCCAGAGGGGAATTACAGTTCTTTAACCCGGTCGGGGTAATCAGTGATGATGCCATCTACTCCCCAAGTGATGAGTTCTTTCATTTCTTCTACCTCGTTGATAGTCCAGGGGATTACTTTGATCCCAGCCTCATGCAGTTCCTCCACTATTTCTTTTGTGAGGAATTTGTAATAACAGCTGTATACTTCTGGTTTGAATCCAAGTGTCTCAACATTTTCCTGCCAGGTGAGTTCATTTTCGATCAACTGAGATAAGCGAACATTCGGATACTGTTTTCGGAAGTATTGTAAAATCCGAAAATCAAATGACTGGATTGTGATACGATCCCACGCTATCC
Coding sequences within:
- a CDS encoding adenosine kinase, translated to MSKFDVYAIGNAVIDYEIQIDDEFLRTQEVEKGLMTLVDEDRQRVLREAMGDHITKKQAGGSAANSIVSMAQFGGKGFYSCKVANDEDGAFFIEDLKQNGIESNLKFEALEAGTTGKCLVMITPDANRTMNTYLGITTDISVSEINQEALAQSEYLFIEGYLISSDTGRVAMREAKELAKANGVKTSITFSDPAMVKYFGDQMKELMEDGFDLLFCNEEEASLFTGKEDIKEAREELKKVAKFFAITQGENGAIIWDGDTYIDIEPYPVEAVDTTGAGDMFSGAFLYAITQGHSFAQAGKLASMASSKVVSQFGPRLELAQTQEVLKNLH